The Methylomonas sp. UP202 DNA window ACGTCAATCTGTAATTCCTCCAGCGAAGCATAGATTTTCTTTCTGAAGGCAATGTCATAGAACTCTTGCTTCATCGTGCGATGGAACCGTTCACAAATACCGTTGGTTTGGGGATGATTGGCTTTGGTTTTTGAATGGTCAACATCCTCCATCGCCAGATAGAGTTGGTAGCTGTGGTTTTCGATCTTGCCGCAATACTCTGTCCCTCGGTCTGTGATGTGTCAACACTTTTCCGGACACACGCCTAAGCAGCTTTAAGCTGCAATTCGTAGTCAAGGGGCGAGCGGTAACCATTGGCGGAATGGAGTCGTTCGCGGTTATAAAACACTTCGATATATTCGAATACGGCCTGACTGGCCTCGGATCGGGTTCGATAAGTCTGGTGATGTATCAATTCGGTTTTCAGGGTGTGAAAGAAGCTTTCCGAGACGGCGTTATCCCAGCAATTACCCTTGCGACTCATACTTTGCTGGATGCCGTGTTGCGTTAATAAGGCTCGATGGCTATCGGACGCATATTGGCTGCCGCGATCGGTATGCCATAGCAAGCCTTTTTCGGGCTTGCGTTTCCAAACCGCCATCAATAGGGCGTCGTTCACCAGTTTGGTCCGCATATGTTCGGCCATAGACCAGCCCACGACTTGCCGGGAATAGAGATCAATCACCACGGCCAGATACAGCCAGCCTTCCTGAGTATGGATATAGGTGATGTCGCCGGCATAGACTTGATTGGGCTTTCCCACGGCAAATTGCCGATCCAGGTGATTGGCCGCAACCGGTTGATGATGTTTCGAATTCGTCGTGGCTTTGAATTTGCGTTTGGTTTTACAGGCTAGCTTCGCCTCGCGCATCAATCGTCCGATACGGCGGCGGCTGACGGTTCGGTTCTGAGCGGATAAGGCGGCTTTGAGACGGCGCGTACCGTAGGTTGCCCGGCTTTTGCCAAAGGTGCTTTGGATCATCTCGGATAGGGCGGCATCGTCTTGTTCGCCCGCCGTGGGACCGTGCTTTAGCCAGTGGTAGTAGGCGCTTCGAGATACCTTCATAAACCGGCACAGGGTATCTACCGCAAAGTCCTCTGCATGCTGCTTAATCCAGGCGTACTTCACTTTTGTTCCTTGGCGAAGTACGCCGCTGCCTTTTTTAATAAATCGCGCTCCTCGGTCAAGCGAGCCACTTCTTTTTTAAGGCGCTTGAGTTCATCGTAGAGATGTTCGTCACTACGCACCGCTTTATTGCTGTCTTTGGGCCGGCTATATTTGCCGATCCAGGTATGTAAGGTATTGACGTTGATGCCAAGATCCTGGGCTACCTGGCTGATCGGTTTATCGGATTCATTCGCCAGCTTGACGGCTGAGGCTCTGAATTCGGCTGTATAGGTATTGGGTTTTTCTTGGCTCATTTTGGATTCACACTTTTTCAGGTTATTTTAAAAAGTGTGTCCGGTTTAGTGTAGCCACATCACTGTCAGGATGCGCAATAGATCAAGACCTTGCTCGTGAAAGAAAGGTATGACGCGGTCATTGAGCATATCCGCCGCCGTAATGGCTGTTTTCTCAAGATAAAGCTTGGCCATGGCCACGCGGCTATAGGTATCAATGAAGGTCTGCTGGTAAATACGCCCAACGCCCTTCATGGTGCCAACGAAATAGGTGTCCTGCGCGCCCAGATAACCGGGGTGATGGGTTTCAATTTCCCCGTGAGCCTCTTTTTGAGACTTCATCTTTTCCAGCGCGGCAATTTGGTCTTCGGTCAGTAGAATGCCTTCCTGTGCCGAGCGCGCCTCCAGGGCTTTCAGCCGCTTCTTCAGGGTTTCCAGATCGTTCCGCAGCCAAATGGAGCGTACACCGCCACTGGACACAATAATTCCCTGTTGCAATAACTCCTGACTGGCACGCAGCTGACCCAGCGCAGGATTCTCGGTCGCCAGCGCAATCACTGCCCGTTCGACATGTTCGGGTACGCGGTTTTTGATAATCGGCTTGCGCTTGCGGATCTCACGCAAAGCCTCCTCGCCGCCATTCTCGTAAAGCTTCTTGAAGCGATAAAAACTGTCGCGGCTGTAGCCCATCGTCTTACAGGCCTGGCTCACGCTCCCAAGCTGCTTGGCTAACTCTAGCACGCCAAGTTTCGGTTTGATGATTTTCTGTTCGATGTTGGTCATATCTCAATCTCCATTTTGGTCAAGTTATAATCAAAATGTCAGATCAAGTCTCGTGCTTTACAGTTTATGATTATCGGTCATAGTCACCTATTACATTTTTCGTGAACTGACATTGCTTGTCCTTGATGAGTTATACCGACATTTTTTTCATCGGCCACTAAGGAACGTTGTCTTCCATAGCCCCAGGATTGGCATCTTTTTGCGCTGCAGCATTCCACCAAGTGTTAAAAATGAGCCTCAAACCTAACCACCATGCGTAAATGGCAAACTCGGAGTAGCAGTCGTCCTCTTCTAACAGACCATGTGCGAGTGCGTTGCGCAAGTTTGGACCAAACGCATCGCAAAAAAGAGCCTTGAGTTCGAAAGCTAAATCTTCACCAAACACTTGTTTCGCTTCGGGCATGTCCATTAAGGTACTCAAGCCATTCTCGTTTTCTATGCCATCTTTATCGAGGTTCGAAGTTTTTGCCCCCGCTTGCTTAAGATGTATTCGTACCATATGTTCGATTTGTGGAATCAGCAAATGTAGAACTGATACGAAGTCGCGGTCGAACCCAGAGAACAAGGCTTTACCAAACAGGCGTTCCCGCCCTTTGGGTACGATGGGCGACTGCCCCGCCAATCCTATAAAATCAGCTTCCCGTAAGCGATGTTCAAGCAATAAAACTTCAAGTGCGGGCCAGATGTCACCTCGAACGACGATGTTGACTAGTATCCCGTAGTCTCGGATCATCTCTGGATAGATATTGGCCTCATCATCTGAAGTTGATTCAATATCCAAACCCATTCCTGATTTTTTGGCAATTACCCTACCATCGGGACTCATCACCATTGTCGATGAGAAGAATGATTGCAAAGGAAACTGCCTCATGCGCTTGAGTGCGTCCTTGCGAAGTTGATCTACTTTTGCTCCAGTATGAAGGTTTACAAATGCTTTCAACGCTTCGACAAGAGGTTTTCCGCGCACGGCTTCACG harbors:
- a CDS encoding IS3 family transposase translates to MKYAWIKQHAEDFAVDTLCRFMKVSRSAYYHWLKHGPTAGEQDDAALSEMIQSTFGKSRATYGTRRLKAALSAQNRTVSRRRIGRLMREAKLACKTKRKFKATTNSKHHQPVAANHLDRQFAVGKPNQVYAGDITYIHTQEGWLYLAVVIDLYSRQVVGWSMAEHMRTKLVNDALLMAVWKRKPEKGLLWHTDRGSQYASDSHRALLTQHGIQQSMSRKGNCWDNAVSESFFHTLKTELIHHQTYRTRSEASQAVFEYIEVFYNRERLHSANGYRSPLDYELQLKAA
- a CDS encoding transposase — encoded protein: MSQEKPNTYTAEFRASAVKLANESDKPISQVAQDLGINVNTLHTWIGKYSRPKDSNKAVRSDEHLYDELKRLKKEVARLTEERDLLKKAAAYFAKEQK